TTTTAAAATGTCAGAATATTCATTGATTTCAAAATTTAATAATTGTATAATTAACTTAAATATATAGAAGGGGTGTGTTGGAGATGAAACATAACACAAATGTAAAATACAATACATTGGAATCATTTGTTTCTACAATTAATGACCTAGGTATCGAACTTATCATAGATGAATCTTTAAGAAACGTTCGAAAAGAGCAATTAGAAACATTAATCGACAAAGCGCT
The Staphylococcus kloosii genome window above contains:
- a CDS encoding IDEAL domain-containing protein, producing MKHNTNVKYNTLESFVSTINDLGIELIIDESLRNVRKEQLETLIDKALQNKNEQDFKRYTEEYKHLEEFLVG